In Streptomyces sp. NBC_00414, a single window of DNA contains:
- a CDS encoding 2-oxo-4-hydroxy-4-carboxy-5-ureidoimidazoline decarboxylase, translating to MKPHLSLDSLASPDPLPNHAWRASGRRRTAEEPTLPAHRPSRLPGQAVATPESPGHRPTGLDRFNALPVDRAEHTLLACCGSYRWARRVAAHRPYPDLDSLLAASDEAAYDLTPNDVAEALACESLTLLPDGAYSAAHTALSAAHAAYESRFGHVFVICLDDTAPEDSPDLVLTEISSRLTNDPDEERAHTTEELRRLARGRLTRSLRGAASRL from the coding sequence TTGAAACCACATCTCTCACTTGATTCCCTTGCTTCTCCCGATCCCCTGCCGAACCACGCGTGGCGCGCATCCGGGCGCCGCCGAACCGCCGAGGAACCCACGCTGCCCGCGCACCGTCCTTCCCGTCTCCCCGGCCAGGCCGTCGCCACACCGGAGTCGCCCGGACACCGTCCCACCGGCCTGGACCGGTTCAACGCCCTGCCCGTGGACCGCGCCGAGCACACCCTCCTGGCCTGCTGCGGCAGCTACCGCTGGGCCCGCCGCGTCGCCGCGCACCGCCCCTACCCGGACCTGGACTCCCTGCTGGCCGCGTCCGACGAGGCGGCGTACGACCTGACGCCCAATGACGTCGCCGAGGCCCTGGCCTGCGAGTCCCTCACGCTCCTCCCGGACGGCGCGTACTCCGCCGCGCACACGGCCCTGAGCGCCGCCCACGCGGCGTACGAGAGCCGTTTCGGCCATGTTTTCGTGATCTGTCTGGACGACACGGCCCCGGAGGACTCCCCCGACCTGGTCCTGACCGAGATCAGCTCCCGCCTCACGAACGACCCGGACGAGGAGCGGGCCCACACCACAGAAGAACTACGCCGCCTGGCCAGAGGCCGCCTGACCAGATCACTGAGGGGCGCGGCCTCCCGCCTCTAG
- a CDS encoding succinate dehydrogenase hydrophobic membrane anchor subunit → MSNNTGTTEKAASGIGPVEGASLYDVDNPAPLIEAPRKRTRKTPKSTRGNFEMYGWLFMRLSGVVLVVLVLGHLLIQLVLDGGVSKIGFAFVAGRWASPFWQVWDLLMLWLAMLHGANGLRTVINDYAERADTRLWLKGLLYTATVFTILLGTLVIFTFDPNIR, encoded by the coding sequence ATGTCGAACAACACAGGCACCACCGAGAAGGCCGCGTCCGGCATCGGACCCGTGGAGGGCGCGTCCCTCTACGACGTCGACAACCCGGCGCCCCTGATCGAAGCCCCGCGCAAGCGGACCAGGAAGACCCCGAAGTCCACCCGCGGCAACTTCGAGATGTACGGCTGGCTGTTCATGCGGCTGTCCGGCGTCGTCCTCGTCGTCCTGGTCCTCGGCCACCTGCTCATCCAGCTCGTCCTCGACGGCGGCGTCTCCAAGATCGGCTTCGCCTTCGTGGCGGGCCGCTGGGCCTCCCCGTTCTGGCAGGTCTGGGATCTGTTGATGCTCTGGCTGGCGATGCTGCACGGCGCCAACGGCCTGCGTACGGTCATCAACGACTACGCGGAACGCGCGGACACCCGGCTGTGGCTCAAGGGCCTGCTCTACACCGCCACGGTGTTCACCATCCTGCTGGGCACGCTGGTGATCTTCACCTTCGACCCGAACATCCGCTAG
- a CDS encoding DUF4328 domain-containing protein, whose protein sequence is MLCAHCHQNAPTPGGTLCRNCVGATAQPVHPVHPAQAGAYGATPMHLPHGPAWLRSPVGLGKAAAVAVGVAAAADLFAVWAGCLTYDVADRLVGDGFGAVPTAEIDRTDTLYTASGIVQVTALVVAAVLFLVWFQRARVNAEVFNPFGHRMKRGWTCWSWFVPIVNLWFPRRIMEDVWDASSPAGRASHGLVNTWWTLWVVSLVADRTAATSYRLAETADEIRDAAGQVVFADAVHLIAGVLAVLVILRLTRMQDEKARGGALAVAV, encoded by the coding sequence ATGCTCTGCGCCCACTGCCATCAGAACGCCCCGACGCCGGGCGGCACCCTCTGCCGGAACTGCGTCGGCGCCACGGCTCAGCCCGTCCACCCCGTCCACCCGGCCCAGGCGGGAGCGTACGGCGCCACGCCCATGCACCTTCCGCACGGCCCCGCCTGGCTGCGTTCGCCCGTCGGGCTCGGGAAGGCCGCCGCCGTGGCGGTCGGGGTGGCCGCCGCCGCCGACCTCTTCGCGGTCTGGGCCGGCTGTCTGACGTACGACGTCGCGGACCGGCTGGTGGGCGACGGGTTCGGCGCGGTGCCCACCGCGGAGATCGACCGTACGGACACCCTCTACACCGCGTCCGGGATCGTGCAGGTGACCGCGCTCGTCGTGGCCGCGGTCCTCTTCCTCGTCTGGTTCCAGCGGGCGCGGGTCAACGCCGAGGTGTTCAACCCGTTCGGGCACCGGATGAAGCGCGGCTGGACCTGCTGGAGCTGGTTCGTGCCCATCGTCAACCTGTGGTTTCCGCGCCGGATCATGGAGGACGTCTGGGACGCGAGCAGCCCGGCCGGGCGGGCGTCCCACGGCCTGGTCAACACCTGGTGGACGCTCTGGGTCGTCTCGCTGGTCGCCGACCGGACGGCCGCCACCTCCTACCGCCTGGCCGAGACGGCCGATGAGATACGGGACGCCGCCGGGCAGGTGGTCTTCGCGGACGCGGTCCATCTGATCGCCGGTGTCCTCGCCGTTCTCGTGATCCTGCGCCTGACCCGTATGCAGGACGAGAAGGCCCGCGGCGGCGCCTTGGCCGTAGCCGTGTAG
- a CDS encoding beta-N-acetylhexosaminidase has product MLVGAGVVAVVAGAALTVGLWPSGDSGTPSTRRPSGGRSALAPAASPTPSPSRTYPMSRTPRTIPAVREHTAARGPGWRPAKGGRVVVGDGALADEGRLLAKELGLTYAGEGEARAGDVGLNLTDEDANAESYTLRVEDGRVRISGTEEAGVFHGTRTLKQEVHGNATAPEGVVRDSPAKPQRGFMLDIARKHFTAAWIEDRIRELGDLKYNQLGLHFSDDQGFRIASDSHPEIVSKEHLTKAEVRRILALAASRHITVVPEIDSPGHLGAVIAAHPDLQLRNTAGVASKGALDISKPAAAKIVDELLNEYADLFPGRYWHLGADEYQALTVANPSASYPQLAAAATKAYGSGAGIADLATGWLNDRADTVRGHDRTMRAWNDGIFAGGTVQADEDLQVAYWTGKEIGARQPTEYLRFGREMLNYNDEYLYYVLGQPNTFVYPTGQRIYEQWTPLVVRGTKPVPEEYDDQILGASFAVWCDLSGSQTQAQVAAGIRMPLRALTQKLWDPRTPTSSWADFKGLAGKLG; this is encoded by the coding sequence CTGCTGGTCGGTGCGGGCGTCGTGGCGGTCGTGGCGGGTGCCGCGCTGACCGTCGGGCTCTGGCCGAGCGGCGACTCGGGCACGCCCTCGACCCGGCGGCCCTCCGGCGGGAGAAGCGCTCTGGCGCCTGCCGCCTCCCCGACCCCTTCACCCAGTCGGACGTATCCGATGTCACGGACGCCCCGGACGATCCCGGCCGTGCGCGAGCACACTGCCGCCCGCGGGCCGGGCTGGCGCCCGGCGAAGGGCGGACGCGTGGTCGTCGGCGACGGGGCGCTCGCCGACGAGGGACGGCTGCTCGCGAAGGAACTGGGACTGACCTACGCCGGGGAGGGCGAGGCGCGCGCCGGGGACGTCGGGCTGAACCTCACGGACGAGGACGCGAACGCGGAGTCGTACACGCTGCGGGTCGAGGACGGGCGGGTGCGGATCAGCGGTACGGAGGAGGCGGGCGTCTTCCACGGCACCCGCACGCTCAAGCAGGAGGTCCACGGGAACGCCACGGCGCCCGAGGGGGTCGTACGCGACTCGCCGGCCAAGCCGCAGCGCGGGTTCATGCTGGACATCGCGCGCAAGCATTTCACCGCCGCCTGGATCGAGGACCGCATACGTGAGCTGGGCGATCTCAAGTACAACCAGCTCGGTCTGCACTTCTCCGACGACCAGGGCTTCCGGATCGCCTCCGACTCGCACCCCGAGATCGTCTCGAAGGAGCACCTGACGAAGGCCGAGGTGCGGCGCATCCTCGCGCTCGCGGCCAGCCGTCACATCACCGTCGTGCCCGAGATCGACTCGCCCGGACACCTCGGCGCGGTCATAGCCGCGCACCCGGACCTCCAACTGCGCAACACCGCGGGTGTCGCCTCGAAGGGCGCGCTCGACATCTCCAAGCCCGCCGCCGCGAAGATCGTGGACGAACTGCTGAACGAGTACGCCGACCTCTTCCCCGGGCGGTACTGGCACCTCGGCGCCGACGAGTACCAGGCGCTGACGGTGGCGAACCCTTCGGCCTCCTACCCGCAGCTGGCCGCCGCCGCGACGAAGGCGTACGGATCCGGTGCGGGGATCGCCGACCTGGCGACCGGGTGGCTCAACGACCGGGCCGACACCGTGCGCGGCCACGACCGGACCATGCGCGCCTGGAACGACGGGATCTTCGCCGGGGGCACCGTCCAGGCCGACGAGGACCTCCAGGTCGCGTACTGGACCGGCAAGGAGATAGGCGCACGGCAGCCCACGGAGTACCTGCGGTTCGGGCGCGAGATGCTCAACTACAACGACGAGTACCTCTACTACGTCCTCGGGCAGCCCAACACCTTCGTCTACCCGACCGGACAGCGCATCTACGAGCAGTGGACGCCCCTCGTCGTACGCGGGACGAAGCCGGTGCCCGAGGAGTACGACGACCAGATCCTCGGCGCGTCCTTCGCCGTCTGGTGCGACCTCTCGGGCTCCCAGACGCAGGCCCAGGTGGCGGCGGGGATCCGGATGCCGTTGCGGGCGCTGACGCAGAAGCTGTGGGACCCGCGCACCCCCACGTCGTCGTGGGCCGACTTCAAGGGGCTGGCGGGGAAGCTGGGCTGA
- the sdhC gene encoding succinate dehydrogenase, cytochrome b556 subunit encodes MPAGTLYRGREGMWSWVAHRVTGVLIFFFLFVHVLDTALVRVSPQDYDKVVATYKTPIVALLEYGLVAAILFHALNGLRVIAVDFWSKGPRYQKQMLWTVVGIWVVLMIGALYPVLGHAAREVFGS; translated from the coding sequence GTGCCGGCTGGAACGCTGTACCGCGGCCGGGAAGGAATGTGGTCCTGGGTGGCTCATCGAGTCACCGGCGTCCTCATCTTCTTCTTCCTGTTCGTACACGTCCTGGACACCGCTCTCGTGCGTGTCTCCCCCCAGGACTACGACAAGGTCGTAGCCACCTACAAGACGCCGATCGTCGCGCTGCTGGAATACGGCCTCGTCGCCGCAATCCTCTTCCACGCGCTCAACGGCCTGCGCGTGATCGCCGTCGACTTCTGGTCGAAGGGCCCGCGCTACCAGAAGCAGATGCTCTGGACCGTCGTCGGCATCTGGGTCGTGCTGATGATCGGGGCCCTGTACCCCGTCCTCGGCCACGCCGCTCGTGAAGTCTTCGGGAGCTGA